DNA from Acipenser ruthenus chromosome 23, fAciRut3.2 maternal haplotype, whole genome shotgun sequence:
tcgggcccCGAGCACCCTCACAGTTCacaaatcatctgcaattgcgaTCATCATTCAAGATTCTCCGTGCTGAATACAACGGTTTGCAATTACCTGCCAACCCACATCCATCATCACTATACAGTATAAAGCAATTAAACTCTTAGTTGCCAATCTTCTTTTAGTATGCCGGTTGTGCCAAGCTTTCATACCCCTTCTGAACGGACTGACTGAGGATTTGAAAAGGCTAAACCCTTATCAAAgattaagcacagcacagaaaccaggatgaGAAGACAGCTGGAAATGGGGTTGACGCACAGTTAGGCGCTCAATCAGCTACTAGCAATTGTTCCAGCATTAACAAGCTGACTGGCCTTCTCGCATTCATAGCTTCAGTTCTTAAGTATTTAATGGTCAACTGACCTTTAGGCTAATGCTTGTACTTTAGGATCTAGTATGGTTACCAAGAACCACGTACCATAATCTCCCTTATGCTCAGAGGAATACAGTAGAATGCAAAAACTTTGACACGGTAACAGAACTAAAGATCCAAGTACCAAGTTGAAACTGTACCCTGTTCTCCTGGATTACTGGAAAATAACCCAAAATTAGTTCAATCATTCCTTTAGCAACTTCTACCCAACATTGAACCCTGCTTAAACATTATGTTAGTTATCCATTGCCATCTCCACTTTAAGTTTCAACTCCAGATCCATTCTGTAATTTCACCCTTAGAAAAGGAATACACCAGCTCAGAAATGCTTTTTGCAAGAGCCGCTAGGAGAGGTTTGTAGATTTCATGTTAAAAGATAAGATTCATCTGGTTTCACAGTCCCGGATTAGTATCAAGCTTGCAGGACCCCACCCAAGGAAACATTAGGTAGTTCAAGACTCCAAGCCAATAGTGGTCTGTGTAACCAGTCTATGAAATGTAGATTTGCTATTCTAAAATGGACAGAGATCACCACAATAGGAAGAGCTGTGGCTAAAGCAGGGGgagtccaatcacagtcctggagagcCATTCCACTCCGAGTTTAACACAGAATACAAATAACTACTTCAgtgtggatggaggtttaattgattcaattacatttaaaacaggtTTGGAACGGCCAGCATTGCACACCCCTGGGCTCAAGTAAAACTGCTCCTGTATTGaaatcattgtttttaaaagctgctttggAAGaagcatcactttttttttttttttttttttttttttttaaaagttaaatgtTGGCGATTTCAACCCTGTAAGCAATATAATGAAATGTGTTGTCACAACAAAAAGCCTCCAATTTAAACACTTCTTACCAACTTCATTTAGCAGACATTCAAGACACGGAAGCattcaaaacatgaaaaaacagAACTCATAAATCAAagttatttgtttctttaatcaTTTGAAAAGGACCTCATCTGTCCCTGAAAAATAGAGATTTACAGCAATTTAAGATAATAAAATCCCTTTAAACCAGTACAGAGtttacgtttttttgtttttttttttttaggcacttTGAATTCACAGGATCACTGATGTTTCTCTTTACCCCCAACCCCTTCCAGaaataacatttttcatttaacaaaaaacaatcttTGGTCCTTCTgggtggggaaaaaacaaaaaagccaaaTTTATAGGCAGATTTATTTAAACCACAGCCTGAAACTTTGTAGGCAGCATTGAATCTCCTATAAAATGCAATTTCTGCATTGATTTTAttgatatttataaaaaaaaaaaaaaaaaaaaaaaagtgctccatCCCCTTTCCTTCTATAAAAAGGACCACAAGGCTCCCAAGCTTCTTCCCCATAGAGGCTTAAACATTCCTGCTGCTGGCTCAAAATCAAGATATACAGCAGATGACGTTCAACCAGGTGAAAGACATCACTTTGGAGGAAATAAACTTAATATATACCAGCAACACGTGGCAGACAAAACTTAAGCCTTCCCTTCTCTCCCCTGCCTAGTCCCCTCATCCCCCACACTCTATGGTTTAGTTACAAGGCAACCAAGTCCGGTATGTGTTCCTGCAGGGCTGCAGGTGTGCAATGTAGTAGTTGTTGAAGTTTCTGTCCCTGACATAAGGCGCCGGCTGGTAGTAACATGTGACGTTGGTCACGGTGGGGATAGCGTTCTGCTCAGCCAGGGCACGGAGGGCCAGCGTGGCAATGAGGTTCAGAGTCTGTCGCCGCTCGTGGCCCATGAGGCACACCGTGCTCTCGTCGACCACGCTGTGCAGAGTCACAAGGCAGTCGTAGCGCTTGTGTTCCATGCCCATGAAGTGGTTCTGCAGGTAAGCCTCCAGCTTGCGCTGCTGCTCCGAGATGTCCGGGAAGTCTATGAAAAAGCGCGAGCACATGTACCGCTGGAGGGATTTCATCTCCGCCTCGGAGCGGGGCCGGAAGCCCCTCACCCGCAGGTCGCAGTACTTGAGCAGCCCCCCTCCTCGGATCTCCTCCGGGCTGCGAGTAGCAATGATCTTGTTGCGCAGGTGGTCCAGGGCCTCCTCGAAGTCCCCGTACATGCTCTCCCCCAGTACGGTGGGGTGGAAGCTCTCGGACATGGGAGTCTGGGAGCACTTGTCAAACAGCAGGAGGGAGTCCAGGGAGATCTGGAAGGAGTCCACGCTGAACTCAAACTGCCGGCGCAGGGAGTCCACGAATTTGAGCTCCACGTTCTTACCCGTGTTGTTGGAGAGCGAGATGAGGCTCCAGCGGTCCGTGTCGTTGCACACCTTCACCAGTTTCTGCACGTAAACCTCCTTCAGGGTCAGGGGCGTGATGCGGTCCTTGTTGACGCCAGCTGGGAGGAAGTCCAGCAGGCAATCCAGGACCACGTCCTTCACCAGCCGGAACTCCTTGTCGGTCGGCAGCTCCAGGCCGAAGATCAGGTCAAGATCCTTGTAGCCCAGTCCACCATCCTGGTGCAGAGCGTGGCTCGCCGCAGAGCCGTTCAGCTTCACATCCCGGACCACAATCCCTTTCTCCTGCAGACGGTTACGCACCACCTGCAGACAGGAAGAGAGAAAAACATGAGTGCCAAATTTTAATGATCAAACACTTAATAAACCTTCTCTAAATAACTCAGGGAGCTTGGTGAGGATAGCCCTTTTCCACTTTGCATGTAGGTCACAGATCAGCAAAGATAGTATCTTAGTGTTAACTTCGAAGTCAGGTTAAAAAATTGCTAAACAGAACCACGTTAAGCCACGCGCAAGTGTCCTTAATACTTAAAGGCTTGCAGTGGATtagtttcttatttttcaatCAACGGTTTACCGTAAAGGACCAAAAAATTGCGGGAAAACAGTGCTTCAAAAACAAAGCatagagacagatagatataAAATAAGCATACAGATACAGAGCAGGCCTTCATGAACACAATCCAGACCCTCACTAAGGCCACTCCATCACTGGAGTGAAGAACTGTCCCCAATCACAGCTACCAGCCTGTCAGGCAGCAGACAGACGTCATGCTGCAATTCAATGCGAGGGGTGCACTATTGAGAAACACCTGCTTGAGATTCTCCACTGCTATAAAATAGCTATAAAACAACATGAGAAAACAAAATCAGACTAATCCCTACGAACACTTCTCAGGAAGACTGACTCAAGTATCCAATTTATCTGCAAAGTGAGCCAGTTTACAAGCAAAGGAAAGACAAACAAACTGCTATTCAAATCAAGACattcctgataaaaaaaaacaacaaacagccacacacCACACTAAATGCTGCAGTCACAGGCAACACAGAATGTTAAGTGCTGCCACCTTCTGGCCCTCTACTGCCATGACAATGCCAGCACAGGGATCTTTTctattgaaaaattaaaaaaaaaaaaaaaaaaaaaaaaaaaaaaaaaaaaaaaacaccctacaGTGGAGCTGCATCACCTTCCCCACCGTCTGACAGTTTAACCCCGTCAGCACAGCACCAGGTCACATGTTCTGCAGACTGAGGCAAGTGCACTggaactagttttttttttttttgtacaaatgcaAATCAGAAAGGCCTGGACTCTATGAAAATTCAAGGCAGCTCTTGTGTTCACGACATGCGATATATTGGACGTTTAAACATTCTGAATAAGACCCTAGAGACCAGAACCACccacctcccccccacccccccatagCCCAGATGGTTTCCCCTTTAAAACAGTGCAAGCAGCACAAGCCAGCCCAGCTTccgtttcaaataaaaaaagcgGTTTCACAAAACCAGGCCAGGACCCTCCTACCCAGCCTGCAAAGCTACAGCTGCCAGCGGCACCCTGACCAATGAGACAGGCTCAGCCAACCACCCCGCACAGCAACAGACAATTCTAAAGACACAAATAGCTGGATTGTAAACCACTCAAGCTATCCCACTTTTAAAAGAACTCTGCAATCTGGAAAGATACAGGGCATAGTTGCGATAAAAAACTGGAGGCTTGACATTATTCCAAGGAATAGGAGATTTGTCCCCAAGCCATTTGTACCCCAAATACATTCAAAACGAATGGGCTACAGATCAAACAGTTATCCCAGTTAAAACAGAAGTGATCTGCCCCTCTCCCATCCCAAAAACTTAAATCAGGCAGCAGCACTTCAGAAACAGATCCTCACCCAAACTATTTAGGAAGAATGAGCCTTTCAGAGCCCTGTTCTGGCTGGCTGTATTCGCTGTTTGAAGAACTTATGCTGTGTGTTATTCCACCCCCACAAATTTGGTAGTTAAATTCCCCCTCcccaaaattgattttaaaaacagtatcaCATTGATGAATTAACTGCTCCTAGAAATCAAAGTTCCAAAcacccccacccctccctccGCAGTATTCAGGGAGGTTTAGTCTAAATCTAGAATGATCCCTGGAATTCCACGCCAAGTCAGGCAAGCGTTCCGCAGGCTGGCTGCATGTGCTGCACTGGAGCCAAGCCACGGAAAGACGCCACATAAAACAGGGAGAAGCACCCCTCAGATACAGGCTCTGGAATGCctgaagcagagagagagagagagagagagagacagcaagtGGATACACGTCACAGTGCCTCTGAAGGAACGCTGCTTTACCTGCGAGAACACAAGAGACATCCTTCATTGCATCCAAAAAGGTAGACAGATATACAAAACACTGTGTGGCATGGGAGGGAGGTGTCTGGCCAGTGACACAACCCAAGTCTACAGTTTCAATATCCCAATCAGTCTGCCTTACTTTACACAGTACTTTGAGTCACAAGGAGTTGTCCTATTTAAAACAAGCAAGATTATAGAAACTGACATTGCAAAAATAAACCTGAAGCCTACTGCTTTTAGATTTAAAACAATGCAACCTACTTGATTGTGTTGAGATTTAAATCTATATCTATCTAAATGCTGAGCCCAAGGCAGTCTTTCCTATGACAcctctgctatatatatatatatatatatatatatatatatatatatatatataatatatatatatatatatatatatatatatatatatatatatatatatatatatatatatatatattaaaactacaCCATTTGCAAGATACCTGTAGATCTTGCTACAAGTTAAGGAGACAAAGATACTGGAATTTTTCAAAATCTTAGAAATTAGAAAGAAAAAGCCAGACGCAAGAACAAGACTGTGCCTGGAGCCATAAACACCGTCTTgagatttaaaagtatttttattaaaacatggaaGATATGAACAGCTGTCAAAGTCCAGAGACGCAGCTGTTACACTGTAGTGAGCGGTGTGCATCAAGGGGTTCCGTGACGTCACACCAAGAGCAGAGTAGTTCATAAAGCCTCGAATATTCAGTTCATAACTCGCTTCAGCCTGCCCATTTAAATGCTTTGCATGGGTCAGGTCACTGGTACACGTAAATTAGTTCACCTGGTCTAATACCACAAGAACTTCACCTTTCTACTTTATATTAGCCACTGGATATTAACCAGGCATAACGTCGATAAATTACCCAGTTACCTCCAACTTCCCTTTTATCGTTCTTGTAACCGTAAAAGGACTTCTAACGATGTTCATGTTCAGGCAGAAGGGCCGATCAAATTCTTTTCAGGTTACAAAATTAAAATGTAGGGGTGGTGCTGTATCCCAGCTTGACCAATCGGGCTTGAATATACagtgcaatataaataaataaaaagacagctTTTGTATGAAAGTGAACAGGGTTGTGGGACGCTGTAGGCTTCGGTTTTAAAAAAGTTCGCGTTTATATATGCACACATACCCCTGCTGTACTGAAGCCCCAGCGAGTGTGTCACTACTTTACGACTACGCAATAAAACACAGCCTAAGCTTGCCAACACAGTAAAATGACACTGACTCATTTACAGGATTTTGCAGGAGATGGATTACACgcagtttatttgatttaaaacttGAGTTTAGTCAGAAATCAAGAGGCTCGTTGCAGTTTTCCACCCCTTGCTTAGTGGTTTGCGGAAAAGCAACCCACTGCATCGTAATTGACAATAATAAATGCCAGACCCAGTAGACACACGCAATATACACCGAAAGCATCTTAACACTGCTGGGAAAGTGTTGCTTCTCGTGCGGGGCTTGGATTTCAGTGCGAGTGTGTTAAATTCAGAACACTATCTAGCTATACTGTGTCGGTCACGCACATGCACAGTCCTGAAAGCAAACAGTTTCCCTGTTCTACCGAGACACATGAACTGCGTTTGTGTCCTTCTGACTTCCCACACCGCTCCGCCTTGAAATACAAGCAAAGCACTTCAGTATTGCTTAATGattcatttgatttaaaaaaaaaaaatctccataaAAAGGTTGACGCACTGTACCATTTAAAATGCACGTGCGAAGCTAAAGTTACACTGCGTCTGTAAAGTTATCCCACGGTGCTCGCTGTGtagaaatttgaaaaaaaaaaccacaggcgTATACTTTGAACGAAGAGGACTTGCGCAGACTCCACATACCGAGAAAGCCTGGGTCACATTCAGTTAATCGTGGACTAGAGATTATACGATAGCAAATATAAAATCACAACTCGCTTTCTCATTTGATTCGcatcatcattaaaaaaaatgcatgtaattTTGAAAAATTAATTATTCTAGCTGCGTCACAAAATATACTGCGAGTACTGATTAGATTAGGGTTACGCGTGCAACTAAAAGTAATGACTAATATGCATGGGAACAAAAAGAGATTTATGTAAGCGTGTATTTATATTACACTGttctaatataaaacaaaatgcaagttACCAATAAGTGATCCTATGTATATGATGACACATGCATTATACTGAGGTTTACTGTAAATTACTTTGTCCGGTGGGTTCTGATGCCAGTTTGCTTACCTGCACAATTTGCCTGGGCTGGACAGAGAGTGTGGGGAAATTACCCCGACCGTGAATAGGAACAGTCTCCCCGAGAATCGAGTCCAACCGCTGCACCTGCGGCCAAGACAGCACGCTGAACCGCCTGCTCTGCTCCGACACAGCACCGGAGGACATAGCGATCAAAACAGGAAAAACACAGAGGCAACCTTTGCAAAACGAGTGAATGACAATAACGATAACCAACACTGAAGAGAGACGTCGATAAACTCTGCTTGGCgagctgaaaaaaaaatctcagcacTTCAAATTCTGGCAACTGTTCTTTGCTTCGCAATGCAAATTCCGGAGAAGTTTCTAGAAAACTAGGAGTATACTGATTTGGAGTGTTGTCAGCGGACACGCATCAcgtttatacaaaaaaaactactTAAAGTAGTACGATAGTTAACTGTTCCACACAAATTACTCCTTCCCCTTCAACCAACTACTAGGAAACTAATCTCGAAGCCAGGCGTTCCATTTTAATCACACGTAATTAGCATACGCCCTCGCTATTGGCTATTCACATTGCTGTCTGAATTATTTATCGAGAAGGCAGTCACTAGAGTTTGATGACGCGGGTCTATAAATACGCACCAAACGCTCACCTGCGTCAATTGCATACACGGTTTTGATTGGATGCACAGTTAATCCATTATTAAAGATACACTTCAAAAATTAAACACCCAATCTGCCAGGCAAACCTGTATTTTTCTTAAAGCCACGGTATCTTAAAAACATTCTCATGCTTGTTAATTATCCAACATTTGATATATAATTTTAGAGTACAGAGAattaaaacatagggaagcaggTTTAGATCAGTATACTCATCAATCACTGGAGATAATTAATGAATAAAAGCACGGTAATTGATAAATTGAAAACTCTAGGAATTAGCCacattacactatatatatatatatatatatatatatatatatatatatatatatagaaagatatgtacaacatatcgaa
Protein-coding regions in this window:
- the LOC117412913 gene encoding terminal nucleotidyltransferase 5A-like — translated: MSSGAVSEQSRRFSVLSWPQVQRLDSILGETVPIHGRGNFPTLSVQPRQIVQVVRNRLQEKGIVVRDVKLNGSAASHALHQDGGLGYKDLDLIFGLELPTDKEFRLVKDVVLDCLLDFLPAGVNKDRITPLTLKEVYVQKLVKVCNDTDRWSLISLSNNTGKNVELKFVDSLRRQFEFSVDSFQISLDSLLLFDKCSQTPMSESFHPTVLGESMYGDFEEALDHLRNKIIATRSPEEIRGGGLLKYCDLRVRGFRPRSEAEMKSLQRYMCSRFFIDFPDISEQQRKLEAYLQNHFMGMEHKRYDCLVTLHSVVDESTVCLMGHERRQTLNLIATLALRALAEQNAIPTVTNVTCYYQPAPYVRDRNFNNYYIAHLQPCRNTYRTWLPCN